Proteins from a genomic interval of Flammeovirgaceae bacterium SG7u.111:
- a CDS encoding outer membrane beta-barrel protein: MKYFLTIVVLAFAMNASAQGLFSITYDISVPMGEMKDYISTTSARGVSIDGRGYINDVATVGGNFSWHTFYEAIPSRSETFGGTRTLTGQQWRYVNSFPLMINAHYYFADEFSLRPYIGGGLGTTHVIKSTNFGVYTIEDKNWHFGIQPEIGVLVPMGLSDTKLMAKIKYNYAFKTKETINYSYLSFNVGFAF; the protein is encoded by the coding sequence ATGAAATACTTTTTAACGATAGTAGTGCTGGCTTTTGCAATGAATGCAAGTGCACAAGGACTTTTCAGCATAACATATGATATTTCGGTGCCTATGGGCGAAATGAAGGACTACATTAGCACTACAAGTGCAAGAGGTGTAAGTATAGATGGAAGGGGATATATAAATGATGTGGCTACTGTAGGTGGTAACTTTAGCTGGCATACCTTTTATGAGGCTATTCCTTCAAGGTCTGAAACGTTTGGCGGTACTAGAACTCTTACCGGTCAGCAGTGGAGATATGTAAACTCATTTCCTTTAATGATAAATGCCCACTACTATTTTGCTGATGAGTTTTCTCTAAGGCCGTACATAGGTGGAGGATTGGGTACTACTCACGTAATCAAGTCAACTAATTTTGGTGTGTATACTATAGAGGATAAAAACTGGCACTTCGGAATTCAGCCTGAAATAGGCGTGCTTGTACCAATGGGGCTTTCCGATACGAAATTAATGGCTAAGATAAAGTACAACTATGCCTTTAAAACAAAAGAGACAATTAACTACTCTTACTTAAGTTTTAATGTTGGTTTTGCATTTTAA
- a CDS encoding DUF4136 domain-containing protein — MKKELRFLFKASLFSLLVVSMFVSCYPGGADYVDELDLVVTDYDPDFKFSDNKKYYMPDTIGHVTNDRDFEPDPEVDDAILAKMEAQFAALGYERVPLDSIVAETVIPDVMVTVTSIRNENSGAIYYPPGWGGWYPGYPGYPGYPGWGWGPGWGWGGYYPGWVSTYSFTTGSIVVMMAEPEGDPSPADGEDTVPVVWLGGVNGLIQGSEQSILARADKLIDQMFDQSPYLQ, encoded by the coding sequence ATGAAAAAGGAATTACGATTCTTATTTAAAGCAAGTCTATTCTCTTTGCTGGTAGTTAGCATGTTTGTGTCATGCTATCCTGGTGGAGCAGATTATGTTGATGAACTCGATTTGGTAGTTACCGATTATGATCCTGACTTTAAATTCAGCGATAACAAAAAGTACTACATGCCAGATACCATTGGTCATGTAACCAATGACAGGGACTTTGAGCCAGACCCAGAGGTAGATGACGCAATCTTAGCCAAAATGGAAGCTCAGTTTGCTGCATTGGGTTATGAAAGAGTGCCATTAGATTCTATAGTAGCAGAAACAGTTATTCCAGATGTGATGGTCACTGTGACTTCAATTAGAAACGAGAATAGTGGAGCAATTTATTATCCTCCAGGATGGGGTGGATGGTATCCTGGTTATCCGGGCTACCCAGGTTACCCAGGATGGGGATGGGGGCCAGGATGGGGTTGGGGAGGTTATTACCCTGGTTGGGTTTCTACCTACTCTTTCACAACTGGTTCTATAGTAGTAATGATGGCTGAACCTGAGGGTGATCCTTCTCCTGCAGATGGTGAAGATACTGTTCCTGTAGTATGGCTTGGAGGTGTCAATGGGTTGATCCAAGGAAGCGAGCAGAGTATCTTGGCTAGGGCCGATAAGTTGATAGATCAGATGTTCGACCAGTCTCCTTATCTCCAATAA
- a CDS encoding ATP-binding protein yields MNYQGLTRIISKGESQTLEFKQTITHKYKLAKVICSFANTKGGLLLIGVADNQQILGIDPDEEMYSLVEITKHFCRPEVSFKAQVVEDKNGVSVLVVNILESKEKPHYSLGKKNNWEVYVRMNDKSIAAGKNQVKLMEKAESDDLFQLNDLQFKIVDQLNRQESITVKQCAKLLNLSPRRAKRELIELMQGGVIFQQELKKEEAFFLAVL; encoded by the coding sequence GTGAACTACCAAGGCCTTACCCGAATCATTTCTAAAGGAGAATCCCAAACGCTTGAGTTCAAGCAGACCATCACCCACAAGTACAAGCTTGCCAAGGTAATCTGCTCTTTTGCCAACACCAAAGGCGGCTTGCTGCTGATTGGCGTAGCGGACAATCAGCAGATTTTGGGGATAGATCCTGACGAAGAGATGTACAGCCTTGTAGAAATAACCAAGCATTTTTGCCGCCCCGAAGTCAGCTTCAAGGCACAAGTTGTAGAAGATAAAAATGGGGTTTCCGTATTGGTAGTCAATATCCTCGAAAGCAAAGAAAAACCGCACTATTCCCTTGGGAAAAAGAATAACTGGGAGGTGTATGTGAGGATGAACGACAAAAGCATAGCGGCGGGGAAAAATCAAGTGAAGCTCATGGAAAAAGCTGAAAGCGATGATCTTTTCCAACTCAACGATCTTCAATTTAAGATAGTAGACCAGCTCAACCGCCAAGAGTCCATCACGGTGAAGCAATGCGCCAAGTTGCTCAACCTTTCCCCTCGCAGGGCAAAACGCGAGCTTATCGAACTGATGCAAGGCGGCGTAATTTTCCAACAAGAGCTAAAAAAAGAGGAAGCGTTTTTTTTGGCTGTTTTGTGA
- a CDS encoding helix-turn-helix domain-containing protein, whose product MMYYNFKRIFKARGIDRPFTFLQKAGFSDNFASRCGRGSIRRLELRELERLCYLLRCTPNDLLVWEPDDSLPLDKNHPLMELKKPEKTVDITKALNSVPLNQLEEIEQLILDKIKENKKATGGEASE is encoded by the coding sequence ATGATGTACTACAATTTTAAGCGGATATTTAAGGCGAGAGGGATTGACCGCCCTTTTACCTTCCTCCAAAAAGCAGGTTTTTCAGATAATTTTGCCTCGAGGTGTGGGCGAGGCTCGATCAGGCGGCTCGAACTGAGGGAGCTAGAAAGGCTTTGCTACTTGCTGCGCTGTACTCCCAACGACTTGCTGGTGTGGGAGCCCGATGATTCATTGCCTTTGGATAAGAACCACCCGCTCATGGAGCTGAAAAAGCCTGAAAAGACGGTAGATATAACCAAAGCACTCAATTCTGTACCGCTCAACCAACTGGAAGAAATAGAGCAACTGATCCTCGATAAGATAAAGGAAAACAAGAAGGCGACAGGGGGAGAAGCAAGTGAGTAA
- a CDS encoding tyrosine-type recombinase/integrase produces MSDQDIAKLVSRFKQQLKLQRYAPNTINAYTNCLQKFLRAFQRYDLEKVVESNIENYIVHLIEKESISASYQKQMLGAIDKFFNLCFQKKMKLSYLYPQRKAASLPKFISQQEVGRMFKATENIKHLCILKLLYGAGLRLSEVLDMKIKNIDSANMLIHVRNGKGQKDRAVMLSENLLTDLRAYFKLFRPKEYLFEGQKKDRYSEKSVQNIVKRVAKKAKINKAVTPHVLRHSFATHLVEKGTDIRYVQHLLGHNSIKTTQVYTHITDVTKSKIKSPLDDL; encoded by the coding sequence ATGTCAGACCAAGATATCGCTAAGTTGGTAAGCCGCTTCAAACAACAGTTGAAGCTCCAACGTTATGCGCCAAATACAATCAACGCATATACAAATTGCCTACAAAAATTCTTGCGAGCCTTTCAAAGATATGATCTAGAAAAGGTAGTTGAAAGCAATATTGAAAATTATATCGTGCACCTTATTGAAAAAGAAAGCATCAGTGCTTCTTATCAAAAACAAATGCTTGGAGCTATAGACAAATTTTTTAATTTATGTTTTCAAAAAAAAATGAAGCTATCTTATTTATATCCACAAAGAAAAGCAGCTTCCTTGCCCAAGTTCATCAGTCAACAAGAAGTGGGCCGTATGTTTAAAGCAACAGAGAACATAAAGCATCTTTGTATATTAAAATTGTTATATGGTGCGGGTTTAAGGCTCTCGGAAGTTTTGGATATGAAAATAAAGAATATTGATTCTGCAAACATGCTTATTCATGTACGAAATGGCAAAGGGCAAAAGGATAGGGCTGTGATGCTTTCAGAAAACCTATTAACTGATTTAAGGGCATATTTTAAGTTGTTCCGACCAAAAGAGTATTTATTTGAAGGGCAGAAAAAAGATAGGTACTCTGAAAAAAGTGTTCAGAATATTGTAAAAAGGGTGGCAAAAAAAGCAAAAATAAATAAGGCTGTAACTCCACATGTTTTGAGGCATAGTTTTGCTACTCACCTTGTTGAAAAGGGGACAGATATCCGCTATGTTCAGCATTTACTAGGCCATAACTCTATAAAAACTACTCAAGTATATACGCATATTACAGATGTGACAAAATCTAAAATTAAAAGCCCACTAGATGATTTATAA
- a CDS encoding serine hydrolase domain-containing protein has product MTKNIIKILLVLVTFSIISCKQKKEFKNGSTKEIVEYFANEFLDDDRIHSVSIALYNNGKESTFHFGEQNPNKKNPPTDSTLYELASVTKTFTGTMVAKAVLDGKISLDDDIRDYLPQEYSNFQYDREKVTIKDIITHTGGFPNFPPAGENKKAFWNGLHQVEISSKPGTEFHYSNTAPEIAAYILEKAYGIPYQELIEEYILKPNQMIDTKFVLNAKDKNLLIQGYNGEKEPQEHYQNNLWGGIAGIHSNTSDLIKYIKYHLNESIPEIEESHKNFFSTQYDFDIGYHWNIVEIENEVCYRHHGGIWGMQNWLMVFPKSNIGIAVLSNASFEGIDDKLEKLALNIKRGIK; this is encoded by the coding sequence TTGACAAAAAATATAATAAAAATACTTCTAGTACTTGTTACTTTTTCAATAATTAGCTGTAAACAAAAGAAAGAATTCAAGAATGGAAGCACTAAGGAAATTGTTGAATACTTTGCTAATGAATTTTTGGATGACGATAGAATTCATTCGGTTTCTATTGCGCTTTATAATAATGGAAAAGAATCTACATTCCATTTTGGAGAGCAAAATCCAAACAAGAAAAACCCACCAACTGACTCTACTCTTTATGAATTGGCTTCTGTAACTAAAACCTTTACTGGAACAATGGTTGCTAAAGCCGTTCTTGATGGCAAAATTTCGCTTGATGATGATATCAGGGATTATTTACCACAAGAATATTCCAATTTCCAATATGATAGAGAAAAAGTCACTATTAAAGATATTATTACACACACAGGTGGTTTCCCTAATTTCCCACCTGCTGGAGAAAACAAGAAAGCATTTTGGAATGGATTGCATCAAGTAGAAATTAGCTCAAAACCTGGAACGGAATTCCACTATTCAAATACTGCGCCTGAAATAGCTGCGTACATTCTTGAAAAAGCTTATGGAATTCCATACCAAGAACTTATTGAGGAATATATCTTAAAACCGAACCAAATGATAGACACCAAATTTGTCCTCAATGCAAAAGATAAAAATTTGTTGATACAAGGCTACAACGGTGAGAAAGAACCGCAAGAGCATTATCAAAACAATCTTTGGGGTGGAATTGCAGGAATTCACTCAAACACAAGTGATTTAATAAAGTATATCAAATATCATTTGAATGAATCAATACCAGAAATTGAAGAATCTCACAAGAATTTCTTCAGCACCCAATACGATTTTGATATAGGATATCATTGGAATATCGTAGAAATAGAAAATGAAGTTTGCTATCGTCACCATGGCGGAATTTGGGGAATGCAGAATTGGCTTATGGTATTTCCAAAATCTAACATTGGAATTGCTGTTTTATCGAACGCAAGTTTTGAAGGCATAGATGATAAACTTGAAAAATTAGCTCTGAATATTAAAAGAGGAATAAAATAA
- a CDS encoding IS481 family transposase, with protein sequence MAWKVKTKMEQKVEFICEWRTEKYSITELCRAFNISRPTAYKLIHRYLNYGIEGLLDRSTAHKSHPLKTNDEVVNKIIELKEKHRLWGAKKIRRLLFNVCLEKDIPSVVTVHKILANHGYVKPQKRMKRIKPLFPIFDPKHCNEVWSADYKGKFLMGNKTYCHPLTIADSKSRFLFTAKGHYNETFKAVKAEFTKVFRKYGIPQQIHTDNGSPFGSVRAIQRFTQLSYWFIELGILPVFSDPAHPEQNGRHERMHRDLKAACAKPSAQDLRAQQRRLNSFVKEYNHVRPHEALQMETPASAHQFSTRPYPEIIKDFDYNSNLKIMKVTQNGAIRWKSYHWIYLTAALKGKYVGVEDIGNGIWRVFYRNVFLGYFDEKNIRDKQVSIRLSQNLV encoded by the coding sequence ATGGCTTGGAAAGTAAAAACAAAAATGGAACAAAAAGTAGAATTTATTTGTGAATGGAGAACCGAAAAGTATTCCATCACAGAACTTTGTAGGGCATTTAATATTTCTAGGCCTACTGCCTACAAGCTCATCCATCGGTATCTTAATTATGGAATTGAGGGCTTATTAGATCGTAGCACAGCACACAAAAGCCACCCTCTAAAAACTAACGATGAGGTTGTCAATAAAATCATAGAACTAAAGGAAAAACACAGGCTCTGGGGTGCTAAGAAAATCAGAAGATTGTTGTTTAACGTTTGTCTTGAAAAAGATATTCCAAGTGTGGTTACCGTTCATAAAATTCTTGCAAATCACGGATACGTTAAACCTCAAAAAAGAATGAAGAGGATCAAACCTCTTTTCCCTATTTTTGACCCTAAACACTGTAATGAAGTTTGGTCCGCTGACTACAAAGGAAAGTTCTTGATGGGTAACAAAACCTATTGTCACCCCCTAACTATTGCAGACTCCAAAAGCAGGTTCCTATTCACTGCAAAAGGTCATTACAACGAGACATTTAAGGCTGTTAAAGCGGAGTTTACCAAGGTTTTCAGAAAATATGGTATACCCCAACAAATCCATACAGACAACGGAAGTCCATTTGGTTCAGTCAGGGCTATTCAAAGGTTTACACAGCTCTCTTACTGGTTTATTGAACTTGGTATTTTACCCGTATTTTCTGATCCTGCACACCCAGAACAAAACGGACGACATGAACGCATGCACCGTGATTTAAAAGCCGCTTGTGCAAAACCTTCTGCCCAAGATTTAAGAGCTCAACAGCGAAGATTAAACAGCTTTGTAAAAGAGTACAATCATGTTAGACCTCATGAAGCCTTACAAATGGAAACTCCTGCTTCTGCCCATCAATTTTCTACCCGGCCATATCCCGAAATCATCAAAGATTTTGATTACAATTCTAACCTAAAAATCATGAAGGTAACCCAAAATGGTGCTATCAGATGGAAGTCTTATCATTGGATATATTTGACCGCTGCTCTTAAAGGGAAATACGTAGGTGTTGAAGATATTGGTAACGGTATATGGAGAGTCTTTTATCGTAACGTATTTTTAGGTTACTTTGACGAAAAGAACATTAGAGACAAACAAGTATCAATCAGATTAAGTCAGAATCTAGTGTAA
- a CDS encoding serine hydrolase domain-containing protein, whose product MKYSLIILTFYLLISCQTNGQKKQNNDSDLSLKIDSIINEQKFNGVILVSADSIDIYSKAIGFSNLENETKLNINDQFVIGSISKQITAVLVLREYDKGNLELDDSIGKYLTQIEQPWTKEVTIHHLLTHTHGIVDLNKPLEFEQGSQFHYSQLGYELLAQILEKVTEKSFEQLSTDLFENYGLKNTFHPNNKKYGHLVKGYEENENRILVFAENSLDNYVPAGSFISNASDLKKWNENLYSGKLVKKETLKLMTTKYATRTHPIFETVEYGYGLLFKDEEQNIQVGALGYAPGFVSACYHYPKENMNLIVLENTANNLDDFRQTFKVHTEIMELIKKRTHNNVYKK is encoded by the coding sequence ATGAAATATAGTTTAATAATCTTAACTTTTTATCTTCTAATTTCCTGTCAAACCAACGGACAGAAAAAACAAAATAACGACTCTGACTTGTCGTTAAAAATTGACTCGATTATTAACGAACAAAAATTCAATGGAGTGATTTTGGTTTCCGCAGACTCAATAGACATTTATTCTAAAGCAATTGGTTTTTCGAATTTGGAAAACGAAACTAAACTTAATATAAACGACCAATTTGTAATAGGTTCTATAAGCAAACAGATTACAGCTGTATTGGTTTTGAGAGAATATGATAAGGGAAATCTTGAACTTGACGATTCTATTGGGAAGTACTTAACCCAAATAGAGCAACCTTGGACAAAAGAAGTAACCATTCATCACTTGTTGACCCACACACACGGAATTGTTGACTTAAACAAACCTTTGGAATTTGAGCAAGGTTCGCAATTTCATTATTCCCAATTGGGATATGAACTGCTTGCTCAAATCCTTGAAAAGGTTACTGAGAAATCTTTTGAACAATTATCGACCGACCTTTTTGAAAATTATGGACTTAAAAATACATTTCATCCAAACAACAAAAAATACGGGCACCTAGTAAAAGGCTATGAAGAAAACGAAAATAGGATTTTGGTTTTTGCTGAAAATAGTTTAGACAATTATGTTCCTGCTGGTAGTTTCATATCAAATGCATCTGACCTAAAAAAATGGAACGAAAATTTATATTCGGGTAAGTTGGTTAAGAAAGAAACTCTGAAATTAATGACAACTAAATACGCAACTCGAACCCACCCGATTTTTGAAACGGTTGAATATGGATATGGACTACTTTTTAAAGACGAGGAACAAAATATTCAAGTTGGTGCATTGGGTTATGCACCTGGATTTGTATCTGCTTGCTATCATTATCCAAAAGAAAATATGAACCTTATTGTTTTGGAAAATACTGCAAACAATCTTGATGACTTTAGACAGACATTTAAGGTACATACAGAAATTATGGAATTGATAAAAAAACGAACGCACAACAATGTATATAAAAAATAG
- a CDS encoding Fic family protein produces the protein MRITERRYLDTYKHSIGGEVSLLIKGFDFSENSGGFEYLTKSSAVYSSNIEGNSIDLNSFMNYELNKDKFKVGKEIEEIQDLIEAYEFAQNNKLNEKNLLTCHKIFSDTLLIRSKRGKYRIEQVGVFGKSGLAYMAVEPELVAKEMNMLFEDINELLESELDEIEVFYFASLIHLRFAHIHPFRDGNGRAARLIEKWFVSEKLGRDFWKIPSEEFYKKNQARYYETINLGVNFYELNYDRCIGFLEMLPNCLK, from the coding sequence ATGAGAATAACAGAAAGAAGATATTTAGACACATATAAGCATTCAATTGGAGGTGAAGTTTCTCTATTGATAAAGGGTTTTGATTTTTCAGAGAATAGTGGAGGATTTGAATATTTGACAAAGTCCTCAGCAGTTTATTCATCAAATATTGAAGGAAATAGTATTGACTTAAATTCTTTCATGAATTATGAACTGAATAAGGATAAATTCAAGGTAGGAAAAGAAATCGAAGAAATTCAAGATTTGATTGAAGCTTATGAATTTGCGCAAAACAACAAATTGAATGAGAAAAACTTATTGACTTGTCATAAAATATTTTCAGACACATTATTGATCAGAAGTAAAAGAGGAAAGTATAGAATTGAACAGGTTGGTGTTTTTGGAAAATCTGGATTAGCATATATGGCAGTTGAACCTGAACTTGTTGCTAAAGAAATGAATATGCTTTTTGAGGACATTAATGAATTATTAGAATCAGAACTTGACGAAATTGAAGTCTTTTATTTTGCATCTTTAATACATTTACGATTTGCTCATATTCATCCATTTCGGGACGGAAATGGTAGAGCAGCTCGACTTATAGAAAAATGGTTTGTTTCAGAAAAATTAGGACGTGATTTTTGGAAAATACCTTCAGAAGAATTCTATAAAAAGAATCAAGCAAGATATTATGAAACCATTAATCTAGGAGTCAATTTTTATGAATTGAATTATGATAGATGTATTGGATTTTTAGAAATGTTACCAAATTGCCTGAAATAA
- a CDS encoding transposase, with translation MEFKNFIGIDISKDTIDLALLAEHGELVNLKWDNDGKALGKGLKSLFREHGLGKEDTLLCAEHTGQFGNKLMEVSLDLGLCLWMESPYSISRSQGMTRGKDDKVDAERIAGYAKRFADKARLVKPTPKTINKLKLLSSERELAMKDLSKYKGQLKQEKGFLDKEYFKEKEKRVKKLIALYKKTVEEIEEQIAQLIEDDPDIKDSFDKIVSVEGVGKQTAIATIVATENFQKFDDPKKFACHIGCAPFRYVSGSSIRSRNKVSQKANKDLKKIFHMAALSTLRTKGELRKYYDRKVEEGKHKMSVINAIRSKLVHRIFAVINQNRKYEKIYTHSLV, from the coding sequence ATGGAATTTAAAAACTTTATCGGCATCGACATCAGCAAAGACACCATCGACCTGGCCCTCTTGGCCGAACATGGAGAGCTTGTCAACCTCAAATGGGACAACGACGGGAAAGCCCTGGGCAAAGGGCTCAAGTCCCTGTTCAGGGAGCACGGGCTAGGCAAAGAAGACACCTTGCTATGTGCCGAGCACACAGGACAGTTCGGCAACAAGCTGATGGAAGTGTCCCTGGACCTGGGGCTTTGCCTCTGGATGGAATCACCTTATTCCATCTCCCGCTCGCAGGGAATGACAAGGGGAAAGGACGACAAGGTGGATGCCGAGAGGATCGCCGGCTATGCCAAGCGGTTCGCCGACAAGGCAAGATTGGTAAAGCCTACACCCAAGACTATCAATAAGTTAAAGCTTTTGTCCTCTGAGCGGGAACTTGCCATGAAGGATCTCTCGAAATACAAAGGGCAGCTAAAACAGGAGAAAGGGTTTCTGGACAAAGAGTATTTCAAGGAAAAAGAAAAGAGGGTGAAGAAGCTCATCGCCCTCTATAAAAAAACGGTCGAGGAGATAGAGGAACAGATAGCCCAGTTGATAGAGGACGACCCGGACATCAAGGACAGTTTCGACAAGATCGTCTCCGTGGAGGGCGTGGGAAAGCAGACGGCCATCGCCACGATAGTGGCCACGGAAAACTTCCAGAAATTTGACGACCCCAAGAAGTTTGCCTGCCACATCGGCTGCGCCCCGTTCAGGTACGTGTCGGGCAGCAGCATCCGCTCACGCAACAAGGTCTCGCAAAAAGCCAACAAGGACCTGAAGAAAATATTCCACATGGCGGCACTCTCCACCCTGAGGACAAAGGGGGAGCTGCGAAAATATTACGACCGCAAAGTGGAGGAGGGCAAGCACAAGATGTCCGTCATAAACGCCATCCGATCAAAGCTCGTCCACCGCATCTTTGCGGTCATTAACCAAAACAGGAAATATGAAAAAATTTATACGCATTCCCTTGTTTAA
- a CDS encoding DUF6438 domain-containing protein, with protein MRDFKLKELFYTLLILKLLLISACSKDEITISKQDLVNKDWSLLTNEYFYLDESIFRIDTSIYESGIIFFNGSDTDRKGNERIASIENDRIYLQINKKKKLFGTITYLTADTLKISLEEYLDFNIPVLGDFTLPEKELLFYNDDIDSSESMSFNSISISFSSCWGSCNEQQLEIDRKGNVKYNGINSYAKYQGFHVGTLTEEQLKTIGSLLNKATKNELRTFYQSPEISGEHLRLVHMIVDVGMSYQLKLLNGHDRVDTRLLPLWNYLDTLDDIIDMQAIQTPLSFKTKVFKGNWQANPYCSMN; from the coding sequence ATGAGAGATTTTAAACTAAAGGAGCTTTTTTACACACTTCTCATTCTTAAGCTACTATTGATTTCTGCATGTTCTAAGGATGAAATAACTATCTCCAAACAGGATTTAGTAAATAAAGATTGGAGCCTTCTCACAAATGAATATTTTTATCTAGATGAGTCCATTTTTCGAATAGACACAAGTATATATGAAAGTGGAATTATATTTTTCAATGGAAGTGATACGGATCGTAAAGGAAATGAAAGGATAGCATCAATAGAAAATGATAGAATCTACCTTCAAATCAACAAGAAGAAAAAGCTCTTTGGTACAATAACTTATTTAACTGCCGATACCCTTAAAATTAGTCTAGAGGAGTATTTAGATTTCAATATTCCAGTTCTAGGGGATTTTACTTTGCCTGAAAAAGAACTTCTATTTTATAATGATGATATAGATAGCTCAGAAAGCATGTCGTTTAATTCAATCTCTATCTCTTTCAGTTCATGTTGGGGGAGTTGTAATGAACAACAGCTTGAGATTGATCGAAAAGGAAACGTAAAGTATAACGGTATAAATAGTTATGCCAAATATCAAGGATTCCATGTAGGAACTTTAACTGAAGAACAACTTAAAACAATAGGCTCTCTCTTAAATAAGGCTACAAAAAATGAGTTGAGAACATTTTATCAGTCTCCAGAAATTAGTGGTGAACATTTAAGGTTAGTCCATATGATCGTAGATGTAGGTATGAGTTATCAATTAAAATTGCTCAATGGCCATGATAGGGTTGATACTCGCTTATTACCATTGTGGAATTACTTAGATACATTAGATGATATTATTGATATGCAAGCAATCCAAACTCCTTTAAGCTTTAAGACGAAGGTTTTTAAAGGAAATTGGCAGGCAAATCCATACTGTTCTATGAATTAA
- the pgl gene encoding 6-phosphogluconolactonase: protein MKPELKIYPDKQALSKDFAKELKMLINSKDKVTIALSGGSTPKIIFDIIAEEAAEAIKWENVHFYWVDERCVPPTDSDSNYKMTVDHLLSKVNIPKGNVHRMVGENTPAEEATRYAKEIEAGVPAVNGVPQFDLVLLGMGDDGHTASVFPYQINLWDSPNLCEVAAHPESGQNRITITGKVINHAKQIAFLVTGKGKAEKVRVITKEEAGAEQFPASLVSKENLTWYLDKEAAGEI, encoded by the coding sequence TTGAAACCAGAACTAAAAATATATCCTGATAAACAGGCGCTTTCAAAAGACTTTGCCAAAGAGCTTAAAATGCTCATCAATTCAAAAGACAAGGTGACTATCGCCCTTTCGGGAGGAAGCACGCCCAAGATCATTTTTGATATCATTGCCGAAGAAGCAGCGGAAGCCATCAAATGGGAAAATGTACATTTCTACTGGGTGGACGAGCGTTGTGTCCCCCCGACAGATTCGGATAGCAACTATAAAATGACGGTAGACCATTTGCTGAGTAAGGTGAATATCCCCAAAGGGAATGTGCACAGAATGGTAGGGGAGAATACTCCTGCCGAGGAGGCAACTCGCTATGCCAAGGAAATAGAAGCGGGAGTGCCTGCGGTAAACGGCGTGCCTCAGTTCGACTTGGTGCTGCTAGGCATGGGCGACGATGGGCATACGGCTTCGGTATTTCCTTACCAAATTAACCTTTGGGACTCGCCAAACCTGTGTGAAGTGGCGGCACATCCTGAGTCGGGGCAAAATAGGATAACCATTACTGGAAAAGTAATTAACCATGCCAAGCAAATTGCCTTTTTGGTGACGGGCAAGGGAAAAGCCGAGAAAGTAAGGGTAATTACCAAAGAAGAAGCGGGGGCAGAGCAGTTCCCTGCATCGCTCGTAAGCAAAGAAAACCTGACCTGGTATTTGGACAAAGAAGCGGCAGGAGAAATTTAA